In Croceicoccus sp. Ery15, a genomic segment contains:
- a CDS encoding PBSX family phage terminase large subunit translates to MSQSSDRLTIELAPVFEPLLEPSRYKGAWGGRGSGKSQAFADLIIIRALQSPGLRVLCCREIQKSLKESAKRLIEGKIEQYGLGSLFEVQSAEIKTPGGGSIVFAGLQDHTSESIKSYEGFDIAWVEEAQTVSHRSLNLLRPTIRKPGSEIWLSWNPRFDTDAVDEMLRGEETPSGSIVVRANWNDNPWFPAELEQERLDCIRQQPEQYDHIWEGGYAIVAEGAYYARHIAEAKEQGRITILALDPLLPIKAYWDIGVSDATAIWIVQQKGAQIRFIDHYEAENQDLATHLNWIRRSGYEDAVQILPHDGKRRDPASATKFEDHIRGAGFDVRTIPNQGKGAAFERVEASRNLFGQMWFDEEKCRHGLKCLGWYHEKKNDGGYGVGVDHDWSSHSADAFGLVAVDYKPPRASVKLDLSKLGTRV, encoded by the coding sequence ATGTCGCAATCAAGCGATAGGCTGACAATCGAGTTAGCGCCGGTCTTTGAGCCGTTACTAGAGCCGAGCCGATACAAAGGCGCATGGGGTGGGCGCGGCTCAGGTAAATCCCAAGCCTTTGCGGATCTGATTATCATCCGCGCATTGCAGTCCCCCGGTCTGCGGGTGCTTTGCTGCCGTGAAATTCAGAAGAGCCTCAAGGAATCGGCCAAGCGGCTGATTGAAGGTAAGATCGAACAATACGGCTTGGGCAGTCTGTTCGAGGTTCAAAGCGCGGAGATAAAGACACCGGGCGGCGGGTCAATCGTATTTGCCGGTTTGCAGGACCACACAAGCGAAAGCATCAAGTCCTATGAGGGATTTGACATTGCATGGGTGGAAGAGGCACAGACGGTATCGCATCGTTCACTGAACCTGTTGCGCCCGACGATCCGCAAGCCCGGTTCTGAGATATGGCTGAGCTGGAACCCGCGCTTCGATACCGACGCAGTTGACGAAATGCTAAGGGGCGAAGAGACGCCGAGCGGTTCGATTGTCGTTCGGGCCAACTGGAACGATAACCCTTGGTTCCCTGCTGAATTGGAGCAAGAGCGGCTAGACTGCATTCGCCAGCAGCCTGAGCAATACGACCACATCTGGGAAGGTGGCTATGCCATCGTCGCAGAGGGCGCTTACTACGCAAGGCACATTGCCGAAGCGAAAGAGCAGGGGCGCATTACCATACTGGCCCTAGATCCATTGCTGCCGATAAAGGCGTATTGGGATATTGGCGTAAGCGATGCCACGGCCATTTGGATTGTTCAGCAGAAGGGCGCACAAATCAGGTTTATCGACCACTATGAGGCCGAGAATCAGGATTTGGCCACGCATCTGAACTGGATCAGGCGAAGTGGTTACGAGGATGCGGTGCAGATACTCCCGCATGATGGAAAGAGGCGTGACCCGGCATCTGCCACCAAGTTTGAGGATCACATTCGCGGCGCTGGGTTCGATGTTCGCACGATCCCCAATCAGGGCAAGGGCGCAGCGTTCGAGCGCGTTGAGGCATCCCGCAATTTGTTCGGGCAAATGTGGTTCGATGAAGAGAAGTGCCGCCACGGCCTGAAGTGCTTGGGCTGGTATCACGAGAAGAAGAATGATGGCGGGTATGGTGTTGGCGTCGACCACGATTGGTCGAGCCACAGCGCCGATGCGTTTGGACTGGTGGCTGTCGATTACAAGCCGCCCCGCGCATCGGTGAAACTCGATCTAAGCAAGCTGGGGACGCGAGTATGA
- a CDS encoding DNA-directed RNA polymerase subunit alpha C-terminal domain-containing protein, whose protein sequence is MLPQEKGVSMGFLQISGHWKQQGLSARAANCLARMNCLTVDDVASISEDNFRLEPNLGLKTRDEILAFVKRS, encoded by the coding sequence ATGCTGCCCCAAGAGAAAGGGGTTTCAATGGGATTCTTGCAGATTAGCGGTCATTGGAAGCAACAGGGGCTTAGCGCCCGCGCCGCGAATTGCCTCGCCCGCATGAATTGTCTGACGGTTGACGATGTTGCCAGCATCTCTGAAGATAATTTCCGCTTGGAACCCAACCTCGGCCTCAAGACCCGCGACGAAATACTGGCGTTCGTTAAACGCTCTTGA